Part of the Bacillus andreraoultii genome is shown below.
TTTCTAATAAATTTAGCGAGTCTAATTCATCAAGTACCTTCTTTTCTTGATTTGTTAACTTTTCCTGTGCAGGTGGTGTTACTTCTTCATGATTAAAAAATGAAAGCTGCTCTATTTCATGAATATTTTCTTGCTTTTCTTTTATTTCAGACGTATCTTCTTTTATTAACGTATTTGCTTGTGCCTCACTAGTTGTTTTTGAATCATTTTGATTTTCTAATGTCTCTAAAATTTCTTCTGCACGTTTAATTAAATCAGGTGGTAAGTCAGCGAGTTTCGCTACATGAATACCATAACTTTTATCAGCAGGACCTTCTTTAATTTTATGAAGAAATACAACATGTCCATCTTTTTCCACTGCGCTAACGTGAACATTTCGTAATTTTGCTAGTGATTGATCTAAAACGGTCAGTTCATGATAATGAGTAGAAAATAGTGTCTTTGCACCAATCTTATCATGAATATACTCAATCATCGCTTGAGCTAAGGCCATTCCATCATACGTAGAGGTTCCTCTTCCTATCTCATCAAACAAGATTAAACTATTTTCCGTTGCCCCACTAATTGCATTTTTTGCTTCTAACATTTCAACCATAAAAGTACTTTGTCCACTGATTAAATCATCTGCAGCACCAATCCGAGTAAAGATTTGATCAAAAATTGGTAATTCAGCCTCTTCGGCAGGAACAAAGCAACCAATTTGCGCTAGTATTGCCGTTAATGCAATTTGACGCATATACGTACTTTTCCCTGACATATTTGGTCCTGTAATAAGGAGTACTTCTCGACTATTATCCATTTCACAATCATTCGGAACATACGCTTGAATGTTCATTACTTTTTCAACAACAGGATGTCTACCTTCTTTTATAAATAATTTTCGATCTTTCCGAAAGATTGGTTTTACGTACATTCTATCTTCACTAACCGTTGCAAAACATTGTAAGCAATCCAATTCACTAACTTGTTTTGCCAATTCTTGTAATCTTGGAATATAGTTTTTCACCTGTTCCCGAATAGAAACAAAAATTTCATATTCTAAGTCAACCATTTTCTCTTCAGCTTCTAGAATAACTGTCTCTTTTTCTTTTAATTCCGGTGTAATAAAACGCTCAGCATTTGTTAGCGTTTGTTTTCTTTCATAATTTCCATCTTCTGGTAGTAAGTGGAGATTCGCCTTTGTTACCTCAATATAGTAGCCAAAAACACGATTATACCCAATTTTTAAAGACTTAATGCCAGTTTTTTCACGTTCATTTTTTTCTAACTCACTAATCCAAACTTTCCCATTCCGACTTGCATACCGATACGTATCTAACTGATCGTCATAACCATCG
Proteins encoded:
- the mutS gene encoding DNA mismatch repair protein MutS, whose protein sequence is MKQYTPMIQQYLSIKAEYTDAFLFFRLGDFYELFFEDAIHASQELEITLTARDGGAEEKIPMCGVPYHSASGYIETLVNRGYKVAICEQMEDPKQTKGMVRREVVQLITPGTMMEGNSIHDKENNYIASVTSFEDGTYGLSFCDLSTGESRVTLLQNQLEDILNELATIGTKEVVISPDFNEDLQNKIRERLPIAISFEDEVDCRNQYLDKLLKIKQEKLQITIARLFNYLYRTQKRSLEHIQPVEIYQVHQFMKIDYFSKRNLELTETIRSKGKKGSLLWLLDETKTAMGGRLLKQWIDRPLLAIDMIEKRLANVEILKNNYFERQDLREKLKNVYDIERLAGRVAFGNVNARDLISLKTTLLQIPDIIAVLQSIPAGEMQERAEKLDPCTELVDLIGKAIVDQPPLSIKEGNIIRDGYDDQLDTYRYASRNGKVWISELEKNEREKTGIKSLKIGYNRVFGYYIEVTKANLHLLPEDGNYERKQTLTNAERFITPELKEKETVILEAEEKMVDLEYEIFVSIREQVKNYIPRLQELAKQVSELDCLQCFATVSEDRMYVKPIFRKDRKLFIKEGRHPVVEKVMNIQAYVPNDCEMDNSREVLLITGPNMSGKSTYMRQIALTAILAQIGCFVPAEEAELPIFDQIFTRIGAADDLISGQSTFMVEMLEAKNAISGATENSLILFDEIGRGTSTYDGMALAQAMIEYIHDKIGAKTLFSTHYHELTVLDQSLAKLRNVHVSAVEKDGHVVFLHKIKEGPADKSYGIHVAKLADLPPDLIKRAEEILETLENQNDSKTTSEAQANTLIKEDTSEIKEKQENIHEIEQLSFFNHEEVTPPAQEKLTNQEKKVLDELDSLNLLEMTPIDTMNALYRLKKKLSKK